A window from uncultured Anaeromusa sp. encodes these proteins:
- a CDS encoding glycosyltransferase family 4 protein produces the protein MRILFVHQSFPGQFVNLALQLAKQPENQIVFLCEEKDQPQIPNVLRATFKQTRFARKETHHYLRNAENAILQGQAAYRTGLNLKQQGFEPDIVYGHAGFGAAMYMKDLYPKAPLVGYFEWFYHAHGGDVGFDPAIPVTADDECRLRTKNMAILQELYSCDAGVTPTYWQHRQFPLEYRSKIHVLHDGVDTKMNRPDPQAKLVFAEQNLDLSEAQEIVTYVGRGMEEYRGFPQFMEAVSLLQKRRPQCHVVIVGGEGVSYGRPHPSGKSFKEILLKEYEYDLSRLHFTGPLPYAQYRQVLQASTVHVYLTYPFVLSWSMLEAMACGCTLVASATPPVQEVVRDGENGLMVDFFNPQQLAARLEEALADKELRSRLGSNARETIKSQYDVDRLVGQHLQLIQNMAQKR, from the coding sequence ATGCGGATTTTGTTTGTACATCAAAGCTTTCCCGGACAGTTTGTGAATTTAGCGTTACAACTTGCCAAACAACCGGAAAATCAAATTGTCTTTTTATGCGAAGAAAAAGATCAACCTCAAATTCCGAATGTGTTACGGGCTACCTTTAAGCAGACGCGCTTTGCTCGGAAGGAAACGCATCACTACTTGCGTAATGCGGAAAATGCTATTTTGCAAGGACAGGCGGCTTACCGGACTGGCTTAAACTTAAAACAGCAAGGTTTTGAACCGGATATTGTTTACGGACATGCCGGCTTTGGCGCGGCCATGTATATGAAGGATTTATATCCGAAGGCGCCGCTAGTAGGTTATTTTGAATGGTTTTATCATGCCCATGGCGGTGATGTGGGATTTGACCCGGCAATTCCGGTCACTGCTGATGACGAATGTCGTTTGCGTACGAAAAACATGGCGATTTTACAGGAACTGTACAGCTGCGACGCTGGCGTGACGCCGACCTATTGGCAGCATCGTCAGTTTCCTTTGGAATATCGAAGTAAAATCCATGTGCTTCACGATGGCGTGGACACAAAAATGAACAGGCCCGACCCGCAGGCTAAACTGGTGTTTGCCGAGCAAAACCTGGATTTGTCTGAAGCGCAGGAAATCGTGACTTATGTAGGGCGAGGGATGGAAGAATATAGAGGGTTTCCGCAGTTTATGGAGGCAGTATCTTTGCTGCAAAAACGGCGGCCACAATGCCATGTGGTTATCGTTGGCGGTGAAGGCGTTTCCTATGGCAGGCCTCATCCCAGCGGCAAGAGCTTTAAGGAAATCCTGCTCAAAGAATATGAATATGATTTGTCGCGTCTGCATTTTACCGGGCCATTGCCCTATGCCCAATATCGGCAAGTGCTGCAAGCATCTACGGTGCATGTATATTTGACTTATCCTTTTGTCCTTTCCTGGTCCATGCTGGAAGCCATGGCCTGCGGTTGCACGCTGGTGGCATCTGCTACGCCGCCGGTGCAGGAGGTGGTGAGGGATGGTGAAAACGGCTTGATGGTGGATTTCTTTAATCCCCAACAGCTGGCAGCGCGGCTGGAAGAAGCGCTGGCTGATAAGGAATTACGCAGCAGGCTGGGATCCAATGCTCGTGAAACCATTAAGAGCCAGTATGATGTGGATCGCTTGGTAGGGCAGCATTTGCAGCTGATTCAAAATATGGCGCAAAAGCGTTAA
- a CDS encoding calcium-binding protein, with amino-acid sequence MATRIWNTSVLGAESILVEGVAATGSTAPATDAWTVNSTATAAHTGTKTLDAGSTVVYNGSGFLDDVTVNNTLATSKTTVNGGAGADTITITAGKATINGGAGIDTINLAAGVATTAIYDSVDKVITAATAQLTVDNSAGTTAVNWNAGTPTTIYAAGTAVNAEYVKLIGSTAADTITGGAAAITLDGGAGADTLTSGAGATTFIYDAADAIVNGAAGDAILTAAADTAGISLHMSSSVYTSIETVIGGSGNDDIRGMAGVTSIRGGAGNDYIWAGANATATAIDGGAGTDEIWVGLGEAGKSITSAAAEGASDVVHLYNVSAYDLSFATGANGTITFNSTGDTLVMTGAGSNANATRHFTSSEGWSFDVVFGNAAGTLNGTAGVIDNLIAGAAGSILNGKGGNDNLYGIAGGTTYVFNQGDTIYNAAASADTITAASSTAGVAMYLDSTVSVANAATSWSLVGSNYNDEIRGQSSSLALTQNISGGVGNDYIWGGAGALNVANMTGGAGNDVYYYGLDQGADVITAGTTDLTGNSKDQLNLYNVSLDAVSGAIAGNNLVLNVVGSTSNGTLTLTDWNVAGGMNKLTDVVISGTAYTLSVDSSNNAVFTAK; translated from the coding sequence ATGGCAACTCGTATTTGGAATACTAGTGTCCTTGGTGCTGAATCTATTTTGGTTGAGGGTGTTGCTGCAACTGGCTCAACAGCTCCGGCGACTGACGCTTGGACGGTTAACAGCACAGCTACGGCCGCTCATACAGGGACTAAAACCCTTGACGCAGGAAGCACTGTGGTTTATAATGGTTCTGGATTTTTGGATGACGTTACTGTAAATAACACGTTGGCTACTTCGAAAACTACCGTCAATGGCGGAGCTGGTGCTGATACGATTACGATTACCGCTGGTAAGGCTACTATTAATGGCGGAGCTGGTATTGATACGATTAACTTAGCTGCAGGCGTAGCGACTACTGCTATTTATGATAGCGTTGATAAAGTTATTACCGCTGCAACTGCACAACTTACCGTTGACAATTCGGCTGGAACTACAGCGGTCAACTGGAATGCAGGAACGCCAACCACCATATATGCAGCAGGCACTGCGGTTAATGCTGAGTATGTGAAGTTGATTGGTTCCACTGCAGCTGATACCATTACAGGCGGCGCAGCTGCTATTACTTTGGATGGCGGCGCAGGTGCTGATACTTTGACTTCTGGTGCTGGCGCTACAACCTTCATTTATGATGCTGCTGATGCAATTGTTAACGGTGCAGCTGGCGATGCTATACTGACGGCTGCTGCCGATACGGCTGGTATTTCGCTGCACATGAGCAGCAGTGTGTACACTTCCATCGAGACGGTGATTGGCGGTTCCGGCAATGACGACATTCGCGGCATGGCTGGCGTGACCTCCATCCGTGGCGGTGCTGGCAACGATTACATCTGGGCAGGAGCTAATGCGACTGCTACGGCTATCGATGGCGGCGCAGGCACTGATGAAATCTGGGTTGGCTTGGGTGAAGCCGGTAAGTCTATTACATCCGCAGCTGCTGAGGGCGCTTCGGACGTAGTCCACCTCTACAATGTCAGCGCCTACGACCTGTCGTTTGCAACTGGTGCTAATGGTACTATTACCTTTAATTCCACCGGCGACACTTTGGTGATGACTGGCGCTGGCAGCAATGCTAACGCTACGCGTCATTTTACCAGCTCTGAAGGCTGGAGCTTTGATGTTGTCTTTGGTAACGCGGCAGGTACGCTTAATGGTACTGCTGGTGTTATTGACAACCTGATTGCTGGTGCTGCTGGTTCTATCCTGAACGGCAAAGGCGGCAATGACAATCTGTATGGTATTGCTGGGGGCACTACGTATGTTTTCAATCAGGGCGATACCATTTACAATGCCGCTGCTAGTGCGGATACCATTACTGCAGCAAGCAGCACTGCTGGCGTAGCCATGTACTTGGATTCGACCGTTAGCGTAGCGAATGCAGCTACCTCTTGGAGTCTGGTTGGCTCGAATTATAACGACGAAATCCGCGGCCAGTCTTCCAGCCTTGCTCTTACCCAGAACATTTCCGGTGGCGTAGGCAACGACTATATCTGGGGCGGCGCAGGCGCTCTTAATGTTGCCAACATGACAGGCGGCGCAGGCAATGATGTCTACTACTACGGCCTGGATCAGGGCGCTGATGTGATTACGGCAGGCACAACAGATCTTACCGGCAATTCCAAGGATCAGCTCAACCTCTACAATGTTTCCTTGGATGCCGTTAGCGGTGCTATTGCAGGTAATAATCTGGTGCTGAACGTGGTAGGCTCTACCAGCAATGGCACCTTGACCTTGACCGACTGGAATGTTGCCGGTGGCATGAACAAACTGACTGATGTCGTCATCAGCGGTACGGCTTATACTTTGAGCGTAGACAGCAGCAATAACGCTGTTTTCACTGCGAAGTAA
- the fliB gene encoding flagellin lysine-N-methylase: MSCKLNVKQLIVPNYVKNFQCKQCGRCCRRSWRIDIDKATYLRVEQWYKEHNILEKLTEKVEADEKGWKIKFDAQNQCAYLTEDNRCGSQLEMGEDYLSDTCKIYPRKIYASSRGIEFSLYFSCPAAAELLLQAAPVAFSQLDYGDANFDFMPPRCLSYYLPEKLPSSNIKRYYYMIESGLIQILQERRLTIKDRLFAICQVCGRLEALDGTSQPPEVVSRAFSSISSMPIDTDYELHLSLLRQSFAPIMNAKREVRECASFLFKILAMQDTTGLALGIMKGAEGPMPLHAEVYRKQLEWYYSLTQENANRVWENYFVNYIFSKEFYIADWKTAIFKMMLLRALIQFYAVALQTLQPKAAPEQVLIQAIVEVDALISHSSLYVQDLCEDIQNNLGSRPLELALNLAYA; the protein is encoded by the coding sequence ATGTCTTGTAAATTGAACGTTAAGCAGCTAATTGTGCCAAACTATGTGAAAAATTTTCAATGTAAGCAATGCGGCCGGTGTTGTCGGCGAAGTTGGCGGATTGATATTGATAAAGCTACATACTTAAGGGTGGAGCAGTGGTACAAAGAACATAATATATTGGAGAAATTAACGGAAAAGGTTGAGGCTGATGAAAAAGGATGGAAAATCAAATTTGATGCACAAAATCAATGTGCTTATTTAACGGAAGATAATCGGTGCGGCAGCCAATTAGAAATGGGAGAGGACTATTTATCTGATACATGTAAGATATATCCTCGCAAGATATATGCATCTTCTCGGGGGATCGAATTTTCACTGTATTTTTCCTGCCCGGCTGCCGCGGAATTGCTGCTGCAAGCGGCTCCAGTGGCCTTTAGTCAACTTGATTATGGCGATGCTAATTTTGATTTTATGCCTCCGAGATGCCTGTCGTATTATTTGCCGGAAAAGCTGCCGTCAAGTAACATTAAACGTTATTATTATATGATTGAATCCGGCTTGATACAAATTCTTCAAGAACGGCGTCTCACCATAAAAGATCGTCTATTTGCTATTTGTCAGGTGTGCGGACGTTTGGAGGCTTTAGACGGCACCTCGCAGCCTCCGGAAGTTGTTTCCCGGGCTTTTTCTTCTATTTCTTCTATGCCAATAGACACAGACTATGAATTGCATCTTAGTTTATTGCGTCAAAGTTTTGCGCCGATTATGAATGCAAAAAGAGAAGTAAGGGAATGTGCCAGCTTTTTGTTTAAAATTCTGGCCATGCAAGATACAACAGGATTGGCTCTTGGTATAATGAAAGGTGCAGAAGGGCCGATGCCCTTGCATGCAGAAGTTTATCGCAAACAACTAGAATGGTATTATAGTCTTACACAGGAAAATGCTAATAGGGTATGGGAGAATTATTTTGTGAATTATATTTTTTCTAAGGAGTTTTATATTGCTGATTGGAAAACGGCGATATTCAAGATGATGCTGCTTCGAGCATTAATTCAATTTTATGCGGTTGCTTTGCAAACGCTGCAGCCTAAGGCTGCGCCTGAGCAAGTATTAATACAGGCGATTGTAGAAGTGGATGCTTTAATTTCTCATAGCAGCTTGTACGTGCAAGATTTGTGTGAGGATATCCAAAACAATTTGGGGTCGAGACCGCTAGAGCTCGCTTTGAACTTAGCTTACGCGTAG
- a CDS encoding peptidase domain-containing ABC transporter gives MDQKSKQLEEALLRRQGSLLRSLFIAAVGLGVVDAERKLAAAYSSAQSLVIEELPKAAEKLHLRVRPLPLEMVQKEQAPSPAIVKLRDGRYVLLGRSNPKQVLIFYPEEDKPTLTPWEDVQEQWSGPLFVLEKKFSFEDLARQFNFSWFLPVLKHYKPLFRDVVIASFFLQVFGILMPLFTQVIIDKVIGSNGIATLDMLALGLVAACLFQAAMGILRTYLLTHTTNKIDVILGARLFRHVLALPLPYFETRRVGDTLMRMGAMNSIREFLTGSALTALLDVLFIFVFLFVMFYYSVPLSFLALLAIPVYLAQNILATPVYQRKLQEVWTAEAANKSFLVEAITGIHTIKSMALEPQFNHRWEGLLARYVQTTFNNGVFNMLLNSNGQLIDKVAGFAVLGYGGYLVMQGQLTLGQLIAFQMLSGQVAAPLQRVVSLWQTVQQAILSMERLGDILHTRPENIRPSKETLSQGVLQGNIALQNITFRYRPDMDPVLKEVSLEIAAGSRVGIVGRSGSGKSTLTKLIQGLYQPEAGSIHIDGVQMAEVDPVWLRRQVGVVLQENFLFNGSVRENIAAAAPSAPMEAIIQVAQLAGAHEFILELPEGYDTKVGERGTALSGGQRQRLAIARALLTNPRVLIFDEATSALDYESERIVMQHLDGIAAQRTMVMIAHRLSTVRHCDCIVVVDKGRIVEQGTHEELIALQGLYYQLLLQQEG, from the coding sequence ATGGATCAAAAATCAAAGCAATTAGAAGAGGCGCTCTTGCGGCGGCAAGGGAGCTTGCTGCGCAGCTTATTTATTGCTGCAGTCGGCTTGGGTGTAGTTGACGCAGAACGAAAATTAGCTGCTGCTTATTCGTCCGCACAATCATTAGTGATTGAAGAGCTGCCTAAGGCTGCGGAAAAACTGCATTTGCGCGTCCGTCCGCTGCCGTTGGAAATGGTGCAGAAGGAACAGGCGCCAAGTCCGGCTATTGTCAAGTTGCGTGATGGACGCTATGTACTCTTAGGAAGGAGCAATCCCAAACAGGTCCTCATTTTTTATCCGGAAGAGGACAAACCGACTCTAACTCCTTGGGAAGATGTGCAGGAGCAGTGGAGCGGGCCGCTGTTTGTGCTGGAGAAAAAGTTTAGCTTTGAAGATTTGGCCAGGCAGTTTAATTTTTCCTGGTTTTTGCCAGTGTTGAAACATTATAAGCCCTTATTTCGTGATGTCGTAATTGCTTCCTTTTTTTTGCAAGTCTTTGGTATTTTAATGCCTTTGTTTACGCAGGTTATTATTGATAAAGTCATTGGCAGCAACGGCATTGCCACACTGGATATGTTGGCGTTGGGGCTGGTGGCAGCTTGCTTGTTTCAGGCGGCTATGGGTATATTGCGGACTTATCTGCTGACGCATACGACCAATAAAATTGATGTGATTTTAGGGGCGAGATTGTTTCGGCATGTGTTGGCGCTGCCTCTGCCTTATTTTGAAACCCGCCGCGTAGGGGACACTCTCATGAGGATGGGCGCCATGAATAGCATTCGCGAGTTTTTGACCGGCTCGGCTTTGACGGCCTTGCTGGATGTGCTTTTTATTTTTGTTTTTTTATTTGTCATGTTTTACTACAGCGTTCCGTTGAGTTTCTTGGCCTTGTTAGCCATCCCCGTATATTTGGCGCAAAATATTCTGGCTACGCCGGTATACCAGCGTAAACTGCAGGAAGTGTGGACCGCCGAAGCGGCTAATAAGTCGTTTTTGGTGGAGGCCATCACCGGTATTCACACCATTAAGTCCATGGCGCTGGAGCCGCAGTTCAATCATCGTTGGGAGGGCTTGTTAGCGCGCTATGTGCAGACTACATTTAACAACGGCGTCTTTAATATGCTTTTGAACAGCAACGGGCAGTTGATTGACAAGGTGGCTGGGTTTGCTGTACTGGGGTATGGCGGCTATTTGGTGATGCAGGGACAGCTGACGCTGGGGCAGCTTATCGCCTTTCAGATGTTGTCTGGACAAGTAGCTGCGCCGCTGCAGCGGGTCGTATCGCTTTGGCAGACAGTACAGCAGGCTATTCTATCTATGGAACGCTTGGGGGATATATTACATACCAGGCCGGAGAACATCCGCCCGTCCAAGGAGACGCTTTCCCAAGGCGTTCTGCAAGGTAACATTGCCTTGCAGAACATTACGTTTCGCTACCGGCCGGATATGGATCCGGTTTTAAAAGAAGTCAGTCTGGAAATTGCCGCCGGCAGTCGCGTAGGTATTGTGGGGCGTTCAGGATCTGGGAAAAGCACCTTGACCAAGCTGATCCAAGGCTTGTATCAGCCGGAAGCTGGGAGTATCCACATTGATGGCGTGCAAATGGCGGAGGTGGATCCCGTTTGGCTGCGCCGCCAAGTAGGGGTAGTGCTGCAGGAAAATTTTCTCTTTAACGGCAGTGTGCGGGAAAATATTGCCGCCGCCGCGCCCAGTGCGCCGATGGAAGCCATTATCCAGGTGGCGCAGCTGGCAGGGGCCCATGAGTTTATTTTGGAGCTGCCTGAAGGCTATGATACCAAGGTGGGAGAACGCGGTACCGCCTTGTCCGGCGGGCAGCGGCAGCGCCTGGCTATCGCCAGGGCTCTTTTGACCAATCCGCGTGTTTTGATTTTTGATGAAGCGACTAGCGCCCTGGACTATGAATCGGAACGCATTGTCATGCAGCATCTGGACGGCATTGCGGCGCAGCGCACCATGGTGATGATTGCCCATCGTTTGTCTACGGTGCGTCATTGTGATTGCATTGTAGTAGTTGATAAAGGGCGTATTGTCGAACAGGGGACACACGAAGAACTGATCGCCCTTCAGGGCTTGTACTATCAATTGCTACTGCAACAAGAAGGGTGA
- a CDS encoding type I secretion system permease/ATPase translates to MNTNQTSSQEQTRAVLDTALLCLVRVSQILGVPADAEQLRRAYIFDNQGMDALTLVRAAKELGLKSNLLEPDRAGFTKLPYPAIALLQNGNFVVVTGCDGQRISIMDPYQPQPFAVELEAFFQVWSGRMIFVARRFSLEKESKKFGLTWFFPVIWKYKRFLADVFILSLVLQVLGLLSPLFMQKLIDQVLIHHSVGTLEIMIGGMAFVALFQVAFSALRSYLFTHTTNQIDVTLSTKLFRHITRLPMKYFESWQVGDVVSRVRELDTIHHFLTGSTLTVLLDVIFAVVYFLVMFMYSSTLSVVALAFLPLFVILSLAVTPVFRKLLNERFLLNANNQSYLIESITGIQTIKSMAMEWTAIQKWEDMLSRYVKTALTTTNLGNVVSNIAGFLQQMFNLSILWFGAHAVLEGKLSVGELIAFQMLAGQVIAPVLRLLNMWQSLQQTMVSVDRVGDILNEGTEPAFNPNRTTLPKIRGEVLLDRVSFRYRQDGSEVLRQVALGIRAGMKVGIVGRSGSGKSTLTKLIQRLYVPDSGRVMIDGVDLAQVEPAWLRRQIGVVLQENFLFNGTIRENIAIAKGNASQEEIEQAAKLAGAHEFIMESSHGYATPVGERGEALSGGQRQRIAIARALLTNPSILIFDEATSALDYESERIILDNLDQMAAGRTMLMIAHRLSAVRRADLIIVMERGAIIEGGSHEELLQRQGSYYQLYQQQHPA, encoded by the coding sequence ATGAATACTAATCAGACCTCGTCGCAGGAGCAGACTAGAGCGGTTTTGGATACGGCGCTGCTTTGCCTGGTGCGGGTGTCCCAAATTTTGGGCGTACCTGCCGATGCGGAACAATTACGGCGGGCTTATATTTTTGATAATCAAGGCATGGATGCCTTGACGCTGGTGCGAGCAGCCAAAGAGCTGGGGTTAAAATCAAATTTACTGGAACCGGATCGAGCAGGCTTTACCAAGCTGCCCTATCCTGCGATTGCTCTTTTACAAAATGGAAACTTTGTAGTTGTAACTGGCTGTGACGGGCAGCGCATTTCCATTATGGATCCTTACCAGCCGCAGCCCTTTGCGGTGGAGCTGGAAGCGTTTTTTCAGGTGTGGAGCGGGCGGATGATCTTTGTAGCCCGGCGCTTTTCCCTAGAAAAGGAAAGCAAAAAATTTGGGCTAACCTGGTTTTTCCCTGTTATTTGGAAATATAAGCGCTTTTTGGCGGATGTCTTTATTTTGTCCTTGGTGCTGCAGGTATTGGGATTGTTAAGCCCTTTGTTTATGCAAAAGTTAATTGACCAGGTGTTGATTCACCATAGCGTCGGCACCTTGGAGATTATGATTGGCGGTATGGCTTTTGTCGCTTTATTTCAGGTGGCTTTTTCCGCTTTGCGCAGCTATTTATTTACGCATACGACAAACCAGATTGACGTAACCTTAAGCACGAAGCTGTTTCGCCATATTACCCGCCTGCCTATGAAGTATTTTGAAAGCTGGCAGGTGGGGGATGTGGTCTCGCGGGTGCGGGAACTGGATACGATTCACCATTTTCTGACAGGGTCGACCTTAACGGTGTTGTTGGATGTTATTTTTGCGGTAGTGTATTTTTTAGTTATGTTTATGTATAGCAGCACCTTAAGCGTTGTGGCTTTGGCATTTTTGCCTCTCTTTGTCATTTTGAGTTTGGCCGTAACTCCTGTATTCCGCAAGCTCTTAAATGAACGCTTTTTACTCAATGCCAATAATCAGTCTTATTTGATTGAATCGATTACAGGCATTCAAACTATTAAATCCATGGCTATGGAATGGACTGCCATCCAAAAGTGGGAAGATATGCTGTCGCGGTATGTAAAAACCGCGCTAACCACAACCAACTTAGGAAATGTAGTAAGCAATATTGCGGGCTTTTTGCAGCAAATGTTCAATTTGAGCATTCTCTGGTTTGGAGCGCATGCCGTGCTGGAAGGAAAGCTGTCTGTAGGGGAGCTTATTGCTTTTCAAATGCTGGCCGGTCAGGTGATCGCGCCAGTATTGCGGCTGCTTAACATGTGGCAGTCGTTGCAGCAGACCATGGTTTCCGTGGATCGCGTAGGTGATATTTTAAACGAAGGCACAGAGCCGGCCTTTAATCCCAACCGGACGACGCTGCCGAAAATTCGCGGCGAGGTTCTTTTGGACCGTGTTTCGTTCCGCTACCGTCAGGACGGCAGCGAAGTGCTGCGGCAGGTGGCATTAGGGATTCGAGCGGGAATGAAAGTGGGCATTGTCGGGCGTTCCGGCTCGGGCAAGAGCACTTTGACCAAATTGATACAACGGCTGTATGTGCCTGACTCAGGGCGCGTCATGATTGATGGCGTGGATCTGGCGCAGGTGGAGCCGGCCTGGCTGCGTCGGCAGATTGGCGTGGTACTGCAGGAAAATTTTCTGTTTAACGGCACCATCCGTGAGAATATCGCTATCGCCAAAGGGAACGCGTCGCAGGAGGAAATTGAACAAGCCGCAAAACTGGCTGGTGCACATGAGTTTATTATGGAGTCTTCCCATGGTTATGCTACGCCTGTCGGGGAACGGGGCGAAGCGCTCTCCGGCGGACAGCGGCAGCGCATCGCCATCGCCAGAGCATTATTGACAAATCCGAGCATTCTCATCTTTGACGAGGCGACTAGCGCCTTGGATTATGAATCGGAGCGGATTATTTTGGATAATCTCGACCAAATGGCCGCCGGACGAACCATGCTGATGATCGCCCACCGCTTGTCGGCGGTGCGGCGGGCCGATCTTATCATAGTAATGGAGCGCGGTGCGATTATTGAGGGTGGCAGTCATGAAGAATTGCTGCAGCGCCAGGGAAGCTATTATCAGCTATATCAGCAGCAACATCCAGCATAA
- a CDS encoding HlyD family type I secretion periplasmic adaptor subunit — translation MMFEKIKQKVAAKLNAKEKEFLPAILEVTETPPSPVGRMVLWFLFIAVTIAMLWSVFGYVDEVAVAPGKVIPMGQVKTIQAESKGVVRQIYVKEGQQVKKGEVLIELDPTTTEADLFTIRKEIAYYTLEIERLQAELQGGGFSPSAKTELDPKDLAFQLQLYQTRMSEYQAKKMAAQMAVNQQESAVRSAQAQAVKYQELLVIAKDQEARVEQLLADNAIALFQAMTYRSNRIQMENNLSSQQSEVVRAEAALAQSLQQLAGVTAEHERDIASKLVEDRRQLANYAEQLKKAEEKNRLARIVAPVDGRVGQLAVHTVGGIVTEAQALLLIVPEDVTVEVEAWAANKDIGFIHEGQEAEVKIETFNFQKYGTIKGTVREVSPDAVEDKEKGRVYRVLLTLDKDSVLVGDTFANLTVGMTATADIKIREKRVIEYFLDPFRKYQNEALRER, via the coding sequence ATGATGTTTGAGAAAATAAAGCAAAAAGTGGCGGCAAAACTGAATGCCAAGGAAAAGGAATTTTTGCCGGCGATTCTGGAAGTGACGGAAACGCCGCCTTCGCCGGTGGGCCGCATGGTGCTGTGGTTCTTGTTCATCGCAGTGACTATTGCGATGCTTTGGTCTGTTTTCGGTTATGTGGATGAGGTGGCGGTGGCGCCTGGCAAGGTAATTCCGATGGGACAGGTGAAAACCATCCAGGCGGAAAGCAAGGGCGTAGTGCGCCAGATCTATGTCAAAGAAGGGCAGCAGGTAAAAAAAGGCGAGGTTTTAATCGAGCTGGATCCCACAACGACGGAAGCGGATCTATTTACGATTCGCAAGGAAATTGCTTATTATACGTTGGAGATTGAGCGTTTGCAAGCGGAACTGCAGGGCGGCGGCTTTTCGCCGTCCGCTAAAACGGAACTGGATCCTAAGGATCTGGCATTTCAACTGCAGCTGTACCAAACGCGGATGAGCGAATACCAGGCCAAGAAAATGGCCGCTCAGATGGCGGTAAACCAGCAGGAATCAGCCGTACGCAGCGCGCAGGCGCAGGCGGTGAAATATCAGGAGCTGCTGGTAATTGCGAAAGATCAAGAGGCGCGCGTGGAACAGCTTTTGGCGGACAATGCGATTGCCTTGTTTCAGGCTATGACCTATCGTTCCAACCGCATTCAGATGGAAAACAATTTGTCGTCCCAGCAGTCAGAAGTGGTGCGGGCCGAGGCGGCGTTGGCGCAGAGCCTGCAACAGTTGGCTGGCGTGACTGCGGAGCACGAGCGGGATATTGCCTCTAAATTGGTGGAAGACCGTCGGCAGTTGGCTAACTATGCGGAGCAGTTGAAAAAAGCGGAAGAGAAAAACAGGCTGGCGCGTATTGTGGCGCCGGTGGATGGACGTGTTGGACAGTTAGCCGTTCATACGGTGGGAGGCATTGTGACGGAAGCGCAGGCGTTACTTCTGATTGTGCCGGAAGATGTAACAGTGGAAGTGGAAGCCTGGGCGGCCAATAAGGACATTGGTTTTATTCATGAGGGGCAGGAAGCGGAAGTGAAGATTGAGACATTTAACTTCCAGAAATACGGTACTATTAAGGGCACTGTGCGGGAAGTCAGTCCGGATGCGGTGGAGGACAAGGAAAAGGGGCGTGTGTACCGGGTGTTGTTGACGTTGGATAAGGACAGTGTTTTGGTAGGCGATACCTTTGCGAATCTGACTGTAGGCATGACGGCAACGGCGGATATCAAAATTCGCGAAAAACGTGTGATTGAATACTTCTTGGATCCGTTCCGGAAATATCAAAATGAGGCATTGCGGGAGAGATGA
- a CDS encoding glycosyltransferase, producing MERRVALCIPTWNGGKDFLKLATSIRRQKGLSFSTLVIDSGSTDGTVEAARRNGFKVCSIDGKTFDHGGTRQQGCEWLSAAEIVVFLTQDAILAEESSLADLVACFEEPSVGLAYGRQLPRNNAGPFSTHARLFNYPPQRQVRRKEDRTQLGLKAAFASDSFAAYRQTALAEVGGFPSKVILGEDMLVAAKLLLADWQVVYCAEAEVYHSHEYTLQQEFRRYFDTGVFHVREPWLKETFGAAEGEGVRFVQSEIRYLWNHGCGRLLPEALLRTIVKYAGYKAGTWERFWPVHWKRKWSMHRNFWR from the coding sequence ATGGAACGGCGGGTAGCTCTTTGCATTCCTACCTGGAATGGCGGAAAAGACTTTTTGAAATTAGCAACCAGCATACGCCGGCAAAAAGGACTTTCTTTTTCTACGCTGGTCATTGATTCCGGATCTACGGACGGCACGGTGGAAGCGGCAAGAAGGAACGGTTTTAAGGTATGCTCTATTGACGGCAAAACTTTTGATCACGGCGGAACCAGGCAGCAAGGGTGCGAATGGCTCTCAGCCGCTGAGATTGTTGTCTTTTTAACGCAGGATGCGATTTTGGCTGAGGAAAGCTCTCTGGCAGACTTGGTGGCTTGCTTTGAGGAACCGTCTGTGGGTTTGGCTTATGGCCGACAGCTTCCTAGGAACAACGCAGGCCCCTTCAGTACGCATGCGCGTCTGTTTAACTATCCGCCGCAGCGGCAGGTGCGCCGCAAAGAAGACCGGACACAACTGGGCTTGAAGGCAGCTTTTGCGTCCGATTCCTTTGCGGCGTATCGGCAAACGGCATTGGCGGAGGTGGGAGGCTTTCCTTCCAAGGTCATTTTGGGGGAGGATATGCTTGTGGCGGCTAAGCTGCTTTTGGCGGATTGGCAGGTGGTGTATTGCGCCGAGGCGGAGGTATATCATTCTCATGAGTATACATTGCAGCAAGAGTTTCGCCGGTATTTTGACACCGGCGTATTTCATGTGCGTGAACCCTGGCTGAAGGAAACCTTTGGAGCGGCGGAGGGCGAGGGAGTACGTTTTGTGCAGTCGGAAATCCGGTATCTTTGGAATCATGGCTGCGGGCGTCTTTTACCGGAAGCCTTGCTGCGAACCATTGTGAAATACGCAGGCTACAAAGCCGGAACCTGGGAGCGGTTTTGGCCGGTGCATTGGAAACGAAAATGGAGCATGCATAGAAATTTTTGGCGGTGA